The proteins below are encoded in one region of Conger conger chromosome 17, fConCon1.1, whole genome shotgun sequence:
- the LOC133116896 gene encoding A-kinase anchor protein 11-like isoform X1: MDAFQRFQGVKTRGSIRKEPVGESSALCLKILLRTRKELCDVVLEPLGPEPPCPTEIHFVCLPSQAEGDTCMLQTLPPVPAELLESLKSLHVHSLKDEEVLLLQDSRKRLEKNNRVPQVRSQTSCWSQAVCVLHRPHSPLCSVAAILALLSRYTAGFRYALELQSLQRSEPDTCPGEDDDTNQSVSSIEDEFVTALEHLEKEDTTDNLVAGPFSHRNQRDMASQTAPSARRDVPGSRVIISSRGKASLSNQAPCPEVSVSVQSSVPAWSSGPESQWSFFSPSGPRKRRVSSVRLTESDESDCSSPSPIIFLDEVGYQKSLKAKLDIPKIPVLKDGVEDSDSEVSEFFDSFDRFDDLDQASESTSEPPKELTTAGQTQKNTFPEDCASKAMNPHRFDHPVLPANIKKPTPLKPGSPFAVHPDVPDSPRPVNPSSEESGNLFSPVKSSAFSPLGDGASVEYFWRTDEDSTELQKPQDLCTLYKKYSDFASNISKDILSSVCGYSSPVDMNVNKNLSCVCHKEFQNSSGHLMKLSEIQEAVTVSQSQKSQSLKEGIQKFATDLVEMSLGSAFRDLQKGVASCTTTLCHLAARLTSSVFQMAFQEIGMRRAYVLKGHAVNGLAGFLVGEAVSGALNEFHFVKKQIFNNTVARFAADLAEELVFEGIMEVCQFSHPSTPTTPSDWSFQQEEEVVSSYASDLSESVLQEAFIELSQADVAFTTEAAISLSLDNIRYVSSEDTAQTTKTCNAATSYFGLPCTAKSVNSEAESGCTVGKALFCMSGIASCIPVPAAGKGISQFQNQAETCQCKSSICHTSQTSPRKSNFSEQYQVTTSASDTSAAVQINLLPPVGRGRDVYGERCALEGTGNFTPYEMGPGAPLFSKDKALDFSENAVDTTASEGYTLTSPTKVKTRAEGCAYRLSRKTGVSIPSPDRVCPSEHTSGQGDSNTSPFTESEHRYSATEHLPKYSMSQDSMLHPSPSKVKCVNPQNAANLHKQSIIDQTYPSSTKPPFISPSKSQGAELASKACPLPTKYSLEVPSFEPAGRGCKKIAPEEGLSSPGRTCGGTPGTPPSTPQQGPPVSQEKQIKQFSKKLKTKLSKEFSPATPPPTPRDRPVGEGSETGGEAGKADFMLKLMRSLSDEAGGTEDDQDGQEDSCGPGTAATSCPEELNVPREADHKMVERGALCYAGRLASHIVSMATEMDNLGQEAGLKFEDSDGRGGLPVHTARFSEDTLKSLWAYSGEVAGEVVEDVKRVTGVSHCRHSVSRRTVEVCHECREHMDHRDVRLTSMVDQWSSDLLTSVMSIQSSELSGTSSEYPSSESVTDEYTGYVIRVLKREGGQRELMLDQYASRLAYRSIRAGLAQAAKTTKQRPNLRLDSFRRLPHSVARQPNRSIVIETPSEDADRKECSSSKAVPCACQETRNNDRRECMELVVFAESLAYNIICDVTRKLRPSSAGLPKSLTDSCLYKKSMAEDEAKNLGKPLSCSVPHTEKSKQYHSTSTLNENNSGGVIKVIEHYARKIVDDTLELTIASSCHQPSEDKSMADRNAHTRQLSEGALCPSLADKTCCYCVIRERPFCNTVFRHRPLEMNWRRSLDCGVMSDRGCNRTRTCGIEIPKIHIDSEKRAEFAEAVVLSAIEKAKRELSNTSLNADSGIGHDGASFAESLATEIMTSAMSNVCQTINISPPGRERTHATESPGSHRLSLSTGEDSLGSWSNLSFEDDHLDETSSFLHLSDSNGNSSSWSSLGMEGEEPTSLSPAHSDGAEEKEAEPKDGVTAGQPRARGACLTALHTDLHRPSLDPQVRAGLLWIAASHSDLPILQLGQSGEEQLQQLPAVLSRVRERGWMAGDLLQALLKYCEGPEPQPDAEDPPRRKTFFQWLLEHA; the protein is encoded by the exons ATGGACGCCTTCCAACGATTCCAAGGGGTCAAGACCCGGGGGTCCATCAGGAAAGAG CCCGTGGGCGAGAGCTCAGCCCTGTGCCTGAAGATACTGCTGAGGACCAGGAAGGAGCTCTGCGACGTGGTCCTGGAACCGCTCGGCCCAGAGCCGCCATGTCCAACTGAG ATTCATTTTGTATGTTTACCCAGCCAAGCTGAAGGAGACACTTGTATGCTACAG ACCCTGCCACCTGTGCCCGCTGAACTGCTGGAGTCGCTGAAGTCGCTGCACGTGCACAGCCTAAAGGACGAAGAGGTCCTGCTGCTTCAAGACTCCAGGAAACGTCTGGAGAAAAACAACCGTGTTCCACAGGTGAGGTCACAG ACAAGCTGTTGGAGTCAAGCCGTCTGTGTACTGCACCGTCCCCACTCCCCGTTGTGCAgtgtggcggccatcttggctctgTTGAGCCGCTACACGGCTGGCTTCAGGTACGCCCTGGAGCTGCAGTCTCTGCAGAGGTCCGAGCCCGACACCTGCCCGGGCGAGGACGACGACACCAACCAGTCCGTCTCCTCCATCGAGGACGAGTTCGTCACCGCCCTCGAGCACCTGGAGAAAGAGGACACGACAGATAACCTTG TCGCTGGTCCCTTCAGCCACCGCAACCAGCGGGACATGGCCTCCCAGACTGCCCCCTCCGCCCGCAGAGATGTGCCAGGATCCAGGGTCATCATTAGCTCACGCGGCAAGGCGTCATTGTCCAATCAGGCGCCCTGCCCGGAGGTGTCGGTATCGGTCCAAAGCTCGGTGCCGGCCTGGTCATCGGGGCCAGAGAGCCAGTGGAGCTTCTTTAGCCCAAGCGGACCTCGGAAACGCCGCGTCTCCTCGGTCCGGCTCACAGAGTCGGATGAGTCCGACTGCTCGAGCCCCAGTCCCATCATCTTCCTGGATGAAGTGGGCTATCAGAAAAGCTTGAAGGCAAAGCTGGACATTCCAAAAATCCCCGTCCTCAAGGACGGAGTGGAAGATTCCGATTCGGAAGTGAGCGAGTTCTTCGACAGCTTCGATCGCTTCGATGACCTGGACCAAGCTTCCGAGAGCACCTCTGAGCCACCCAAGGAGTTGACCACCGCTGGCCAGAcgcagaaaaacacatttccggAGGACTGCGCCTCAAAAGCCATGAACCCCCACAGGTTTGACCACCCCGTCCTTCCTGCCAACATCAAGAAACCCACTCCACTCAAACCAGGATCTCCGTTCGCTGTCCATCCCGACGTTCCTGACTCTCCCCGTCCGGTGAATCCGTCCAGTGAGGAGAGTGGGAATCTTTTCAGTCCTGTCAAATCTTCCGCCTTCAGTCCTTTGGGAGACGGCGCGAGTGTGGAGTACTTCTGGAGGACGGATGAAGATAGCACTGAACTGCAGAAGCCCCAGGACCTCTGCACGCTGTACAAAAAATACTCCGATTTTGCCAGTAACATATCAAAAGACATTCTCAGTTCAGTCTGTGGGTACTCATCTCCTGTAGACATGAACGTCAATAAAAACCTGAGTTGCGTTTGCCATAAGGAATTTCAAAACAGCAGCGGGCACCTGATGAAGTTGTCGGAAATCCAGGAGGCGGTCACTGTATCGCAGTCCCAGAAATCACAGAGTCTGAAAGAGGGAATCCAGAAATTTGCCACAGACCTGGTGGAAATGAGCCTGGGCAGTGCCTTCAGGGACCTGCAGAAAGGTGTGGCCTCCTGCACCACCACACTCTGCCATCTGGCGGCAAGGCTGACGTCCTCGGTGTTTCAAATGGCCTTCCAGGAGATTGGCATGAGGCGGGCGTACGTATTAAAAGGGCACGCCGTCAACGGGTTGGCGGGCTTCTTGGTCGGGGAGGCGGTGTCTGGGGCCTTGAATGAATTCCACTTTGTGAAAAAGCAGATTTTCAACAACACGGTCGCCCGGTTTGCGGCAGATCTCGCGGAGGAACTGGTGTTCGAGGGCATCATGGAGGTTTGCCAGTTCTCGCACCCGTCCACGCCCACCACCCCGAGCGACTGGTCTTTCCAACAGGAGGAAGAAGTGGTTTCTTCGTATGCCTCAGACCTCTCCGAATCTGTGCTGCAAGAGGCCTTCATCGAGTTATCTCAAGCAGATGTAGCCTTTACCACAGAAGCCGCCATCAGTTTGTCTCTGGACAATATCCGCTATGTCAGCTCTGAGGACACCGCTCAGACTACAAAGACTTGCAATGCTGCCACAAGTTATTTTGGATTGCCGTGCACAGCCAAGTCAGTGAATTCTGAGGCAGAAAGTGGCTGTACTGTGGGGAAAGCTCTGTTCTGCATGTCTGGGATTGCCAGTTGCATTCCGGTTCCTGCAGCTGGGAAAGGTATCTCCCAGTTCCAGAACCAAGCAGAGACCTGTCAGTGCAAATCCAGCATTTGCCATACGTCACAAACTAGCCCTAGGAAGAGTAATTTTTCGGAACAATATCAGGTGACAACATCGGCATCAGACACATCTGCAGCAGTGCAAATAAACCTTCTGCCACCTGTTGGCCGTGGCAGAGATGTCTATGGTGAGAGGTGTGCCTTGGAAGGCACCGGAAACTTCACGCCTTACGAGATGGGTCCTGGTGCCCCGTTGTTTAGCAAGGATAAAGCTCTCGACTTCTCTGAAAACGCGGTGGACACAACCGCTAGTGAAGGTTACACGCTCACGTCTCCCACTAAAGTCAAAACAAGAGCGGAGGGCTGTGCTTACCGTTTGAGCAGGAAAACTGGAGTCAGTATCCCCTCACCAGATCGGGTGTGCCCCTCAGAACACACATCAGGCCAAGGGGATTCAAACACCTCACCTTTCACAGAGTCCGAGCATCGCTATAGTGCCACCGAGCACTTGCCCAAGTATTCCATGTCACAGGACTCTATGTTACATCCGTCACCATCTAAAGTTAAATGTGTTAATCCACAAAATGCTGCTAATCTACATAAACAAAGTATTATTGATCAGACTTACCCGTCATCAACAAAGCCCCCCTTTATTTCCCCATCGAAGAGCCAAGGTGCAGAATTGGCCTCCAAGGCGTGTCCCCTGCCCACAAAGTACTCTTTGGAGGTGCCTAGTTTTGAACCGGCTGGACGTGGCTGTAAGAAGATTGCACCAGAAGAGGGACTCAGCAGCCCGGGGAGGACATGCGGTGGAACCCCAGGCACCCCGCCGTCCACCCCCCAGCAGGGCCCACCGGTGTCCCAGGAGAAGCAGATCAAGCAGTTCTCCAAGAAGCTCAAGACCAAGCTTTCGAAGGAGTTCTCCCCTGCCACGCCTCCGCCCACTCCCCGGGACCGGCCTGTTGGGGAAGGCTCAGAAactgggggggaggcggggaAGGCGGACTTCATGCTGAAGCTCATGAGGTCCCTCTCTGATGAAGCTGGCGGGACTGAGGACGATCAGGACGGCCAAGAGGATAGCTGTGGTCCTGGAACAGCAGCTACATCCTGCCCGGAGGAACTAAACGTTCCCAGGGAAGCGGatcacaaaatggtggaaagGGGAGCTCTCTGTTATGCTGGACGCTTAGCGAGCCACATTGTTTCCATGGCTACTGAGATGGACAACCTGGGTCAGGAAGCCGGACTGAAGTTTGAGGATTCTGATGGAAGAGGAGGTCTTCCTGTGCACACAGCACGGTTTTCAGAAGACACTTTAAAGTCACTGTGGGCCTACTCTGGGGAAGTAGCAGGGGAGGTGGTTGAGGATGTGAAGAGGGTGACCGGTGTCAGTCATTGCAGACACAGTGTCTCGAGAAGAACGGTAGAAGTTTGCCATGAATGTCGGGAACACATGGACCACAGAGATGTCAGACTGACCAGCATGGTGGACCAGTGGTCAAGTGATCTTCTGACCTCGGTCATGAGCATTCAGAGCTCAGAGTTGAGTGGCACCTCTTCAGAATACCCTAGCAGTGAGAGCGTTACAGATGAATATACCGGGTACGTCATCAGGGTTCTGAAGAGAGAAGGTGGCCAACGGGAGCTCATGTTGGACCAGTACGCGAGCCGTCTTGCCTACCGGTCCATCAGAGCCGGGCTAGCACAGGCCGCAAAGACGACTAAGCAGAGGCCTAATCTGAGGCTCGACTCCTTCAGGAGGTTGCCTCACAGTGTTGCACGTCAGCCCAACAGAAGCATCGTGATCGAGACGCCTTCTGAGGATGCGGACAGGAAAGAGTGCTCTTCTAGCAAAGCGGTGCCATGTGCATGCCAGGAAACCAGGAACAACGACAGGCGGGAGTGCATGGAACTTGTAGTCTTTGCGGAATCTTTGGCCTACAACATCATCTGTGATGTTACAAGGAAGCTCAGACCGTCATCAGCTGGGCTGCCCAAATCCTTGACGGACTCGTGTCTGTATAAAAAGTCCATGGCGGAAGATGAGGCCAAGAACCTGGGCAAACCCTTGAGCTGCTCAGtgccacacacagaaaaatccaAACAGTACCATAGCACCAGCACCTTAAACGAGAACAACAGCGGTGGTGTCATTAAAGTCATTGAACACTATGCCAGAAAAATTGTCGATGACACGCTGGAGTTGACAATTGCATCCTCGTGCCATCAACCTTCGGAGGACAAGAGCATGGCggacagaaacgcacacacccGCCAACTGTCGGAAGGAGCACTATGTCCATCGTTAGCTGACAAAACATGTTGCTATTGCGTGATTCGGGAACGTCCATTTTGCAACACCGTGTTCAGGCACAGGCCGCTTGAAATGAACTGGAGGAGGAGCCTGGACTGTGGCGTGATGTCCGATCGCGGCTGTAACCGCACCAGGACGTGCGGCATCGAGATTCCCAAAATCCACATTGATTCAGAGAAGAGGGCGGAATTCGCGGAGGCGGTGGTGTTATCGGCGATCGAGAAAGCCAAGCGGGAGCTGAGCAACACCAGCCTGAACGCGGACAGCGGGATCGGGCACGATGGCGCAAGCTTCGCCGAGAGTCTCGCCACCGAAATCATGACGTCAGCGATGTCCAACGTCTGCCAGACCATCAACATCAG CcccccagggagagagaggactcaCGCGACCGAGTCCCCCGGCAGCCATCGGCTCAGCCTGAGCACTGGGGAGGACAGCCTGGGCAGCTGGTCCAACCTCAGCTTCGAGGACGACCACCTGGACGAAACCAGCAGCTTCCTGCACCTGAGCGACAG CAACGGaaacagcagcagctggagcAGTCTGGGGATGGAAGGGGAGGAGCCTACGTCCCTTTCTCCAGCTCACAG TGACGGCGCTGAGGAGAAGGAGGCGGAGCCTAAGGATGGCGTGACTG CAGGGCAGCCGCGGGCACGGGGGGCCTGTCTGACGGCGctccacacagacctgcaccGGCCCAGCCTGGACCcgcaggtgagggcggggctgCTCTGGATCGCCGCCTCCCACTCAGACCTGCCCATCCTGCAGCTGGGCCAATCAGGAGAGGAGCAGCTCCAGCAG
- the LOC133116896 gene encoding A-kinase anchor protein 11-like isoform X2 — protein MDAFQRFQGVKTRGSIRKEPVGESSALCLKILLRTRKELCDVVLEPLGPEPPCPTEIHFVCLPSQAEGDTCMLQTLPPVPAELLESLKSLHVHSLKDEEVLLLQDSRKRLEKNNRVPQTSCWSQAVCVLHRPHSPLCSVAAILALLSRYTAGFRYALELQSLQRSEPDTCPGEDDDTNQSVSSIEDEFVTALEHLEKEDTTDNLVAGPFSHRNQRDMASQTAPSARRDVPGSRVIISSRGKASLSNQAPCPEVSVSVQSSVPAWSSGPESQWSFFSPSGPRKRRVSSVRLTESDESDCSSPSPIIFLDEVGYQKSLKAKLDIPKIPVLKDGVEDSDSEVSEFFDSFDRFDDLDQASESTSEPPKELTTAGQTQKNTFPEDCASKAMNPHRFDHPVLPANIKKPTPLKPGSPFAVHPDVPDSPRPVNPSSEESGNLFSPVKSSAFSPLGDGASVEYFWRTDEDSTELQKPQDLCTLYKKYSDFASNISKDILSSVCGYSSPVDMNVNKNLSCVCHKEFQNSSGHLMKLSEIQEAVTVSQSQKSQSLKEGIQKFATDLVEMSLGSAFRDLQKGVASCTTTLCHLAARLTSSVFQMAFQEIGMRRAYVLKGHAVNGLAGFLVGEAVSGALNEFHFVKKQIFNNTVARFAADLAEELVFEGIMEVCQFSHPSTPTTPSDWSFQQEEEVVSSYASDLSESVLQEAFIELSQADVAFTTEAAISLSLDNIRYVSSEDTAQTTKTCNAATSYFGLPCTAKSVNSEAESGCTVGKALFCMSGIASCIPVPAAGKGISQFQNQAETCQCKSSICHTSQTSPRKSNFSEQYQVTTSASDTSAAVQINLLPPVGRGRDVYGERCALEGTGNFTPYEMGPGAPLFSKDKALDFSENAVDTTASEGYTLTSPTKVKTRAEGCAYRLSRKTGVSIPSPDRVCPSEHTSGQGDSNTSPFTESEHRYSATEHLPKYSMSQDSMLHPSPSKVKCVNPQNAANLHKQSIIDQTYPSSTKPPFISPSKSQGAELASKACPLPTKYSLEVPSFEPAGRGCKKIAPEEGLSSPGRTCGGTPGTPPSTPQQGPPVSQEKQIKQFSKKLKTKLSKEFSPATPPPTPRDRPVGEGSETGGEAGKADFMLKLMRSLSDEAGGTEDDQDGQEDSCGPGTAATSCPEELNVPREADHKMVERGALCYAGRLASHIVSMATEMDNLGQEAGLKFEDSDGRGGLPVHTARFSEDTLKSLWAYSGEVAGEVVEDVKRVTGVSHCRHSVSRRTVEVCHECREHMDHRDVRLTSMVDQWSSDLLTSVMSIQSSELSGTSSEYPSSESVTDEYTGYVIRVLKREGGQRELMLDQYASRLAYRSIRAGLAQAAKTTKQRPNLRLDSFRRLPHSVARQPNRSIVIETPSEDADRKECSSSKAVPCACQETRNNDRRECMELVVFAESLAYNIICDVTRKLRPSSAGLPKSLTDSCLYKKSMAEDEAKNLGKPLSCSVPHTEKSKQYHSTSTLNENNSGGVIKVIEHYARKIVDDTLELTIASSCHQPSEDKSMADRNAHTRQLSEGALCPSLADKTCCYCVIRERPFCNTVFRHRPLEMNWRRSLDCGVMSDRGCNRTRTCGIEIPKIHIDSEKRAEFAEAVVLSAIEKAKRELSNTSLNADSGIGHDGASFAESLATEIMTSAMSNVCQTINISPPGRERTHATESPGSHRLSLSTGEDSLGSWSNLSFEDDHLDETSSFLHLSDSNGNSSSWSSLGMEGEEPTSLSPAHSDGAEEKEAEPKDGVTAGQPRARGACLTALHTDLHRPSLDPQVRAGLLWIAASHSDLPILQLGQSGEEQLQQLPAVLSRVRERGWMAGDLLQALLKYCEGPEPQPDAEDPPRRKTFFQWLLEHA, from the exons ATGGACGCCTTCCAACGATTCCAAGGGGTCAAGACCCGGGGGTCCATCAGGAAAGAG CCCGTGGGCGAGAGCTCAGCCCTGTGCCTGAAGATACTGCTGAGGACCAGGAAGGAGCTCTGCGACGTGGTCCTGGAACCGCTCGGCCCAGAGCCGCCATGTCCAACTGAG ATTCATTTTGTATGTTTACCCAGCCAAGCTGAAGGAGACACTTGTATGCTACAG ACCCTGCCACCTGTGCCCGCTGAACTGCTGGAGTCGCTGAAGTCGCTGCACGTGCACAGCCTAAAGGACGAAGAGGTCCTGCTGCTTCAAGACTCCAGGAAACGTCTGGAGAAAAACAACCGTGTTCCACAG ACAAGCTGTTGGAGTCAAGCCGTCTGTGTACTGCACCGTCCCCACTCCCCGTTGTGCAgtgtggcggccatcttggctctgTTGAGCCGCTACACGGCTGGCTTCAGGTACGCCCTGGAGCTGCAGTCTCTGCAGAGGTCCGAGCCCGACACCTGCCCGGGCGAGGACGACGACACCAACCAGTCCGTCTCCTCCATCGAGGACGAGTTCGTCACCGCCCTCGAGCACCTGGAGAAAGAGGACACGACAGATAACCTTG TCGCTGGTCCCTTCAGCCACCGCAACCAGCGGGACATGGCCTCCCAGACTGCCCCCTCCGCCCGCAGAGATGTGCCAGGATCCAGGGTCATCATTAGCTCACGCGGCAAGGCGTCATTGTCCAATCAGGCGCCCTGCCCGGAGGTGTCGGTATCGGTCCAAAGCTCGGTGCCGGCCTGGTCATCGGGGCCAGAGAGCCAGTGGAGCTTCTTTAGCCCAAGCGGACCTCGGAAACGCCGCGTCTCCTCGGTCCGGCTCACAGAGTCGGATGAGTCCGACTGCTCGAGCCCCAGTCCCATCATCTTCCTGGATGAAGTGGGCTATCAGAAAAGCTTGAAGGCAAAGCTGGACATTCCAAAAATCCCCGTCCTCAAGGACGGAGTGGAAGATTCCGATTCGGAAGTGAGCGAGTTCTTCGACAGCTTCGATCGCTTCGATGACCTGGACCAAGCTTCCGAGAGCACCTCTGAGCCACCCAAGGAGTTGACCACCGCTGGCCAGAcgcagaaaaacacatttccggAGGACTGCGCCTCAAAAGCCATGAACCCCCACAGGTTTGACCACCCCGTCCTTCCTGCCAACATCAAGAAACCCACTCCACTCAAACCAGGATCTCCGTTCGCTGTCCATCCCGACGTTCCTGACTCTCCCCGTCCGGTGAATCCGTCCAGTGAGGAGAGTGGGAATCTTTTCAGTCCTGTCAAATCTTCCGCCTTCAGTCCTTTGGGAGACGGCGCGAGTGTGGAGTACTTCTGGAGGACGGATGAAGATAGCACTGAACTGCAGAAGCCCCAGGACCTCTGCACGCTGTACAAAAAATACTCCGATTTTGCCAGTAACATATCAAAAGACATTCTCAGTTCAGTCTGTGGGTACTCATCTCCTGTAGACATGAACGTCAATAAAAACCTGAGTTGCGTTTGCCATAAGGAATTTCAAAACAGCAGCGGGCACCTGATGAAGTTGTCGGAAATCCAGGAGGCGGTCACTGTATCGCAGTCCCAGAAATCACAGAGTCTGAAAGAGGGAATCCAGAAATTTGCCACAGACCTGGTGGAAATGAGCCTGGGCAGTGCCTTCAGGGACCTGCAGAAAGGTGTGGCCTCCTGCACCACCACACTCTGCCATCTGGCGGCAAGGCTGACGTCCTCGGTGTTTCAAATGGCCTTCCAGGAGATTGGCATGAGGCGGGCGTACGTATTAAAAGGGCACGCCGTCAACGGGTTGGCGGGCTTCTTGGTCGGGGAGGCGGTGTCTGGGGCCTTGAATGAATTCCACTTTGTGAAAAAGCAGATTTTCAACAACACGGTCGCCCGGTTTGCGGCAGATCTCGCGGAGGAACTGGTGTTCGAGGGCATCATGGAGGTTTGCCAGTTCTCGCACCCGTCCACGCCCACCACCCCGAGCGACTGGTCTTTCCAACAGGAGGAAGAAGTGGTTTCTTCGTATGCCTCAGACCTCTCCGAATCTGTGCTGCAAGAGGCCTTCATCGAGTTATCTCAAGCAGATGTAGCCTTTACCACAGAAGCCGCCATCAGTTTGTCTCTGGACAATATCCGCTATGTCAGCTCTGAGGACACCGCTCAGACTACAAAGACTTGCAATGCTGCCACAAGTTATTTTGGATTGCCGTGCACAGCCAAGTCAGTGAATTCTGAGGCAGAAAGTGGCTGTACTGTGGGGAAAGCTCTGTTCTGCATGTCTGGGATTGCCAGTTGCATTCCGGTTCCTGCAGCTGGGAAAGGTATCTCCCAGTTCCAGAACCAAGCAGAGACCTGTCAGTGCAAATCCAGCATTTGCCATACGTCACAAACTAGCCCTAGGAAGAGTAATTTTTCGGAACAATATCAGGTGACAACATCGGCATCAGACACATCTGCAGCAGTGCAAATAAACCTTCTGCCACCTGTTGGCCGTGGCAGAGATGTCTATGGTGAGAGGTGTGCCTTGGAAGGCACCGGAAACTTCACGCCTTACGAGATGGGTCCTGGTGCCCCGTTGTTTAGCAAGGATAAAGCTCTCGACTTCTCTGAAAACGCGGTGGACACAACCGCTAGTGAAGGTTACACGCTCACGTCTCCCACTAAAGTCAAAACAAGAGCGGAGGGCTGTGCTTACCGTTTGAGCAGGAAAACTGGAGTCAGTATCCCCTCACCAGATCGGGTGTGCCCCTCAGAACACACATCAGGCCAAGGGGATTCAAACACCTCACCTTTCACAGAGTCCGAGCATCGCTATAGTGCCACCGAGCACTTGCCCAAGTATTCCATGTCACAGGACTCTATGTTACATCCGTCACCATCTAAAGTTAAATGTGTTAATCCACAAAATGCTGCTAATCTACATAAACAAAGTATTATTGATCAGACTTACCCGTCATCAACAAAGCCCCCCTTTATTTCCCCATCGAAGAGCCAAGGTGCAGAATTGGCCTCCAAGGCGTGTCCCCTGCCCACAAAGTACTCTTTGGAGGTGCCTAGTTTTGAACCGGCTGGACGTGGCTGTAAGAAGATTGCACCAGAAGAGGGACTCAGCAGCCCGGGGAGGACATGCGGTGGAACCCCAGGCACCCCGCCGTCCACCCCCCAGCAGGGCCCACCGGTGTCCCAGGAGAAGCAGATCAAGCAGTTCTCCAAGAAGCTCAAGACCAAGCTTTCGAAGGAGTTCTCCCCTGCCACGCCTCCGCCCACTCCCCGGGACCGGCCTGTTGGGGAAGGCTCAGAAactgggggggaggcggggaAGGCGGACTTCATGCTGAAGCTCATGAGGTCCCTCTCTGATGAAGCTGGCGGGACTGAGGACGATCAGGACGGCCAAGAGGATAGCTGTGGTCCTGGAACAGCAGCTACATCCTGCCCGGAGGAACTAAACGTTCCCAGGGAAGCGGatcacaaaatggtggaaagGGGAGCTCTCTGTTATGCTGGACGCTTAGCGAGCCACATTGTTTCCATGGCTACTGAGATGGACAACCTGGGTCAGGAAGCCGGACTGAAGTTTGAGGATTCTGATGGAAGAGGAGGTCTTCCTGTGCACACAGCACGGTTTTCAGAAGACACTTTAAAGTCACTGTGGGCCTACTCTGGGGAAGTAGCAGGGGAGGTGGTTGAGGATGTGAAGAGGGTGACCGGTGTCAGTCATTGCAGACACAGTGTCTCGAGAAGAACGGTAGAAGTTTGCCATGAATGTCGGGAACACATGGACCACAGAGATGTCAGACTGACCAGCATGGTGGACCAGTGGTCAAGTGATCTTCTGACCTCGGTCATGAGCATTCAGAGCTCAGAGTTGAGTGGCACCTCTTCAGAATACCCTAGCAGTGAGAGCGTTACAGATGAATATACCGGGTACGTCATCAGGGTTCTGAAGAGAGAAGGTGGCCAACGGGAGCTCATGTTGGACCAGTACGCGAGCCGTCTTGCCTACCGGTCCATCAGAGCCGGGCTAGCACAGGCCGCAAAGACGACTAAGCAGAGGCCTAATCTGAGGCTCGACTCCTTCAGGAGGTTGCCTCACAGTGTTGCACGTCAGCCCAACAGAAGCATCGTGATCGAGACGCCTTCTGAGGATGCGGACAGGAAAGAGTGCTCTTCTAGCAAAGCGGTGCCATGTGCATGCCAGGAAACCAGGAACAACGACAGGCGGGAGTGCATGGAACTTGTAGTCTTTGCGGAATCTTTGGCCTACAACATCATCTGTGATGTTACAAGGAAGCTCAGACCGTCATCAGCTGGGCTGCCCAAATCCTTGACGGACTCGTGTCTGTATAAAAAGTCCATGGCGGAAGATGAGGCCAAGAACCTGGGCAAACCCTTGAGCTGCTCAGtgccacacacagaaaaatccaAACAGTACCATAGCACCAGCACCTTAAACGAGAACAACAGCGGTGGTGTCATTAAAGTCATTGAACACTATGCCAGAAAAATTGTCGATGACACGCTGGAGTTGACAATTGCATCCTCGTGCCATCAACCTTCGGAGGACAAGAGCATGGCggacagaaacgcacacacccGCCAACTGTCGGAAGGAGCACTATGTCCATCGTTAGCTGACAAAACATGTTGCTATTGCGTGATTCGGGAACGTCCATTTTGCAACACCGTGTTCAGGCACAGGCCGCTTGAAATGAACTGGAGGAGGAGCCTGGACTGTGGCGTGATGTCCGATCGCGGCTGTAACCGCACCAGGACGTGCGGCATCGAGATTCCCAAAATCCACATTGATTCAGAGAAGAGGGCGGAATTCGCGGAGGCGGTGGTGTTATCGGCGATCGAGAAAGCCAAGCGGGAGCTGAGCAACACCAGCCTGAACGCGGACAGCGGGATCGGGCACGATGGCGCAAGCTTCGCCGAGAGTCTCGCCACCGAAATCATGACGTCAGCGATGTCCAACGTCTGCCAGACCATCAACATCAG CcccccagggagagagaggactcaCGCGACCGAGTCCCCCGGCAGCCATCGGCTCAGCCTGAGCACTGGGGAGGACAGCCTGGGCAGCTGGTCCAACCTCAGCTTCGAGGACGACCACCTGGACGAAACCAGCAGCTTCCTGCACCTGAGCGACAG CAACGGaaacagcagcagctggagcAGTCTGGGGATGGAAGGGGAGGAGCCTACGTCCCTTTCTCCAGCTCACAG TGACGGCGCTGAGGAGAAGGAGGCGGAGCCTAAGGATGGCGTGACTG CAGGGCAGCCGCGGGCACGGGGGGCCTGTCTGACGGCGctccacacagacctgcaccGGCCCAGCCTGGACCcgcaggtgagggcggggctgCTCTGGATCGCCGCCTCCCACTCAGACCTGCCCATCCTGCAGCTGGGCCAATCAGGAGAGGAGCAGCTCCAGCAG